Within Bacillus sp. FJAT-45350, the genomic segment AGCCAATTATACCTACTTTCAATTTCTTCATATAAAGTACTCCCTTCTTATTTTACTCATGGGACAAAACGGACACTTACTTCTCCTAATACATCAATTTTTGCCTTAAAATACTGTCCAGGCTCCGCGTCGACAGCAGCTGATAATGCTCCAGAAAGTATCACTTCTCCTGGGTTTAGTGAGATGTCAAACTCTGATAGCTTATTTGCAAGCCAAGCGACACAATTAGCAGGGTGACCTAGTGCTGCTGCACCTGTACCTGTATTTATGAGTTCGTTATCTTTATAAAACTCCATATGTACTGCAGCCAAGTCAACTTGGTCCACACTTACAGGAGTATTTCCAAGAACGTACAATCCTGAAGAAGCATTATCAGCAATCGTATCTGACAACTTAATTTTCCAATCTGTTATGCGACTATCAACAATTTCTAGAGCTGGAAGTACAAAATCAGTAGCCTGTAAGACATCTTCAACAGTAACATTTGGCCCTTTTAACTCATCTTTTAGAACAAATGCTACTTCCGCCTCTACTTTCGGCTGCATTACTCGTTGAAACGGAATATCTCCACCATTTTGAATGACCATACTATCAAGCAAATGACCATAATCAGGCTCCCCTACCCCTAATAGTTGTTGCATTGCTAATGAGGTAAGTCCAATCTTTTTTCCAACAATTCGTTGACCATCGTTTACCTTTTGTTTTATAGTCTCCAATTGAACTTGATACGCATCTCTTGGTGTTAAGTTAGGCTCTAGCTCTGTTAACGGCTGGATTCCTTCCCTTGACTCTTCAGCTTTTAATAAATACTGTGAAAGCTCTATAGTTCTCGTCATTAGCATGTAAGCCACCTTTCCTTTTAACCTTTTACAATTTAATCGTTACATTTGATAATTCACTGTAAAATTCAAAGCTATGGTGACCACCCTCACGCCCTAAACCACTTTGTTTCATTCCTCCAAAAGGAGTGCGTAAATCACGTAAATACCACGTATTCACCCATATAATACCTGCTTCAATTTGATGCGCAACACGATGTGCTCTTCGTAAATCATTTGTCCATATTGAAGTCCCTAGTCCATAATGAGTATCGTTCGCTTGTTCAATGACCTCTTCCTCTGTATCAAAAGGAAGCACGGTTACAACAGGACCAAAAATCTCTTCTCGTACGCACCTTGAGTCCTTATCTAAACCTGTAATTATAGTAGGTGAAATAAAGTAACCTTTATCTATTCCTTCAGGACGACCTCCACCAGTTAAAATTGCACCACCATCTTCTTTAGCAAGTTCAATATAATAATTTACACGCTCATAATGCTCCTTGCTAATAACAGCACCTACTTTGGTACCCTCTTGAAAAGGATCTCCTACTTGAAGTTCTTTTGTACGACTGACGAACTTTTCAACAAATGTTTCATAAACTGCGCTTTCAACGTAAATACGAGAGCCACAAAGGCACACTTCCCCTTGATTCATAAAACTTGATTTTAACGTTGTATCAATAACTTCATCTAGGTCCGAGTCAGCGAATATAATATTGGGATTTTTCCCGCCTAATTCATAAGACAATTTCTTTAACGTTGGTGCGGCAGCTTTCATAATCGCTGTACCTGTTTTTGTTTCCCCAGTGAACGTAATTGCATCAACATCAGGGTGTTCTGTTAATGCAGCACCAGCAGCATCAGCGCCAAATCCATGTACTAGATTTATTACTCCATCAGGAACGCCAGCCTCTTTACAAATCTCAGCTAAAACAGTTGCTGTCATTGGTGTCCACTCTGCAGGCTTCATTACTGCAGTATTACCAGCAGCAAGACAAGGAGCTAACTTCCACGACAGTAAAAGTAATGGTAAATTCCACGGATTAATCATTCCTACAACACCAACAGGACGACGTAAAGAATAATGAATAGCTTTATCGTCTTGTTGGTATGCCTCTGTACCCATAGATGTAAGGTAATCAGCAAAAAAGTAGAAGTTATAAGCTGAACGAGTAATATCCATCTCAAGTGCTAGCTCATATGGCTTTCCAGTATCATAGGATTCAAGTGTCGCTAATTCTTCCTTTCTCTCTAAAATCCCATCCCCAATTCGACGTAATAAATTTGAGCGTTCCATCGATGTAAGGTGCTTCCATGGTCCCTTTAAAGCTTTCTTTGCTGCTGCAACAGCTAAATCAATTTCTTCCTTTCCTCCCTCAGCAACCGTCCCTATCACTTCTTCTGTAGCCGGATTGATATTTTCAAAGGTTTTTAAACTTGTAGAATCTATATAATCTCCATTAATAAAATGGCGGCAATCGATTGGTTCTATTTTCTTTAGGTTTGATTCCTTCAATTTCATAATTAGCCCTCCTAATAGGTTTATTTAAGATGTCCTTAATCAACAGAGTGGAAGCGATAACCTAGTAATTGGTGACATACAGTTTGCATGCCACCATTTATTGGCCAGTATGTTATTAATAAAAGAACGAATTTACTCTTCCTCTACCTCAACAACCATCTCAATTTCAATTGCGGTATTGTTAGGTAACTGAGCCATCCCTACAGCGGATCTGGCATGCTTACCTTTCTCACCAAACACTTCTACCAAAAGGTCAGAAGCCCCATTCATAACCTTTGGTTGCGCCGTAAAATCTTCTGTACTATTGACAAATCCAAGAATTTTAACGACTCTCTTTACTTTTCTTAGATCCCCAAGTTCGCTTTTAAGTACATTTAATAGATTTATCATCGACTGTCTTGACGCTCGATAGCCTGTTTCAATATCTAGTTCGCGACCAAGCTTTCCATGAAATTCATCTACCCCTTGACCCGATGTAAAGATTAAGTTCCCTACTCTCACATGACTAACATAATTTCCAACAACTTTTCTTACAGGGGCCAATTCAATTCCCAAGCTTAGTAGTTTCTCCTCTGGAGTCATTAACTTTTGATCCAATTTCCATTCTCCTCTCCTTGATATTTAAGAACCGAAGTGCATTTTCTCCAAGCATTAATCTCTTATGTTGTTCTGTTATATCTTGCATCTCATCGATCACTTTACCAGGTGGAATCTCACGTAATAAAAATGGATAATCAGACCCCATCACGATTTTATCTATTCCGAATCTATCAATTAAGTATTTAGTATTGAGTGGATCATAATTTAAAGAATCGAAGTAAAAATTATTTACATAATGACTTGGAGGCTTTGTGGTTAAACGTAAGTGAGGCCATACTTCCCACCCCTTATCAAGTCTCGGTAGAATATATGGAAAGGAGCCTCCAGCATGAGCAAAGCACACCTTTAGGTTTGGAAACTTTTCCATTACTCCGCTCCAGACTAGACTCGCTGCCGCTAAAGCAGTCTCACTTGGCATCCCAATTGTATACATGAAGTTATGTCTAGGTGTCCGGTCTTTTGCCATTGTCTCCCATGGGTGAATAAATAGTGGTACACCCCAATATTCTGCCATCTTAAAAAATTCTACTAACTCCGGTGAATCTAAGTTGTTACCATTTACATTCGTTCCAATTTCAATACCTGCTAGATTTAGCTCGTGCATACAACGGTCCATCTCTTTAATAGCAGCTTCACTATCTTGTAGCGGTACCGTCCCTAAGCCTACAAAACGATCCGGATGTTCTTTGACAGTCTCAGCAATAAAGTCATTTTGAATTTTAGACATAACCACAGCTTCTTCAATAGGAGCCCAGTACGAAAATGTTACAGGAATTGGGGATAAGACTTGAATATCTACTCCCTCACGATCCATGTCTTTAATTCTTTTATGTGAACACCAAACTTGGTCTGTTACTTCACGAAACACCTTTCCACCAACCATAATATTTGCACCACATGTACACGTTTGATTGAGAACAGGCCATTTTTCTTGCCCATACTTTTCAGTAAAATTAGGCAAATCAGGAGGAATTATATGAGTGTGAAAATCTACTCGCATTTCCAAACCCCCACTTCTTCTGGCATTACATGAGCACAATGTGGACATGTTCTTAATTTTTCACTTCCGTTAAATTCTTCAATCGCTTGTTTTACTTGTGTTTCAATATTAGTTAACTGCACCGTTACGCGATGCATTTCATTGTTGCATTCATCACAAAACCAAACAAAATCTTCCAGCTCACCTTTATCTCTTTTTCGCTCTAAGACAATTCCATACGTATCGGCTACACGATGGGGTGAATGTGGAACATTGGCTGGAAGCATAAACATCTCCCCTTCTTTAACAGTTACCACTTCTCTCTCACCATCTTCATTAATGCACTCTACATAGCAATCTCCCTTAACTTGGTAGAAAAATTCATCTGAAGGATCGATGTGAAAATCACGACGACGGTTTGGCCCTCCAAGTAACATTGCAATAAATTCTGAATCCTCCCAGAGCACTTTGTTATTTACAGGTGGCTTTAATAAATCCTTATTTTCCTCAATAACCTTCAGTATATTTAGTGAGCGTGACTGTAAAGACATTCACAAATTCCCCCTTAAAAAGTATAA encodes:
- a CDS encoding 3-hydroxyanthranilate 3,4-dioxygenase, which translates into the protein MSLQSRSLNILKVIEENKDLLKPPVNNKVLWEDSEFIAMLLGGPNRRRDFHIDPSDEFFYQVKGDCYVECINEDGEREVVTVKEGEMFMLPANVPHSPHRVADTYGIVLERKRDKGELEDFVWFCDECNNEMHRVTVQLTNIETQVKQAIEEFNGSEKLRTCPHCAHVMPEEVGVWKCE
- a CDS encoding 2-keto-4-pentenoate hydratase; the protein is MTRTIELSQYLLKAEESREGIQPLTELEPNLTPRDAYQVQLETIKQKVNDGQRIVGKKIGLTSLAMQQLLGVGEPDYGHLLDSMVIQNGGDIPFQRVMQPKVEAEVAFVLKDELKGPNVTVEDVLQATDFVLPALEIVDSRITDWKIKLSDTIADNASSGLYVLGNTPVSVDQVDLAAVHMEFYKDNELINTGTGAAALGHPANCVAWLANKLSEFDISLNPGEVILSGALSAAVDAEPGQYFKAKIDVLGEVSVRFVP
- a CDS encoding RidA family protein; the protein is MTPEEKLLSLGIELAPVRKVVGNYVSHVRVGNLIFTSGQGVDEFHGKLGRELDIETGYRASRQSMINLLNVLKSELGDLRKVKRVVKILGFVNSTEDFTAQPKVMNGASDLLVEVFGEKGKHARSAVGMAQLPNNTAIEIEMVVEVEEE
- a CDS encoding aldehyde dehydrogenase, which encodes MKLKESNLKKIEPIDCRHFINGDYIDSTSLKTFENINPATEEVIGTVAEGGKEEIDLAVAAAKKALKGPWKHLTSMERSNLLRRIGDGILERKEELATLESYDTGKPYELALEMDITRSAYNFYFFADYLTSMGTEAYQQDDKAIHYSLRRPVGVVGMINPWNLPLLLLSWKLAPCLAAGNTAVMKPAEWTPMTATVLAEICKEAGVPDGVINLVHGFGADAAGAALTEHPDVDAITFTGETKTGTAIMKAAAPTLKKLSYELGGKNPNIIFADSDLDEVIDTTLKSSFMNQGEVCLCGSRIYVESAVYETFVEKFVSRTKELQVGDPFQEGTKVGAVISKEHYERVNYYIELAKEDGGAILTGGGRPEGIDKGYFISPTIITGLDKDSRCVREEIFGPVVTVLPFDTEEEVIEQANDTHYGLGTSIWTNDLRRAHRVAHQIEAGIIWVNTWYLRDLRTPFGGMKQSGLGREGGHHSFEFYSELSNVTIKL
- a CDS encoding amidohydrolase family protein; translation: MRVDFHTHIIPPDLPNFTEKYGQEKWPVLNQTCTCGANIMVGGKVFREVTDQVWCSHKRIKDMDREGVDIQVLSPIPVTFSYWAPIEEAVVMSKIQNDFIAETVKEHPDRFVGLGTVPLQDSEAAIKEMDRCMHELNLAGIEIGTNVNGNNLDSPELVEFFKMAEYWGVPLFIHPWETMAKDRTPRHNFMYTIGMPSETALAAASLVWSGVMEKFPNLKVCFAHAGGSFPYILPRLDKGWEVWPHLRLTTKPPSHYVNNFYFDSLNYDPLNTKYLIDRFGIDKIVMGSDYPFLLREIPPGKVIDEMQDITEQHKRLMLGENALRFLNIKERRMEIGSKVNDSRGETTKLGN